GGTTTGATGGCAACCACTGATTCAATGACAGCAGTTATTGTTGCAGATGAGGATGTAAAACAAGCTTTTGCCGATGATGTGAATTCAACAAGTTCTACACCATGTGAATGGTACATATGTGACGATGACCAGAGTTCTACAAGATATTTTGTCATTCAGGTGGAGAAAATTAGTTCAGAGATATGTTTTTATCATGCAATATGACATATATTTATTTCCTGAAGCTGCATTGCAATATTACCTATATTTATTTCTTGAAGCTGCATGGTAATTCATATAAAATGTTAATAAGTTAGCATTAAAAATTATAGCAAATTtggatttattttttatatgctaTCCAACCAATTAATGTTTTGATAAGCAGGGTTCAGAATCATTTGAGTCATGGCAGGCAAACCTACTATTTGAACCAGTTCAATTCGAGGTAATCGTTTGTTTGTTACTTAATATTGCAGTTCAATTTGTGATTCCTCTGATTAAAGGTTTATCCTTGTGAAATTGATACAAAGAGATACTGTTTTTTCCCTTAGGGGTTTGATGTCCTTGTCCATAGAGGTATATATGAGGCTGCAAAAGTGACATATCAGCAGATGTTACCTGAGGTTCATGCGCACCTAAACTCTCAAGGCTCTCGCGCAACATTCCGTTTCACTGGCCATTCTCTTGGGGGAAGCTTGGCATTACTTGTAAATCTTATGCTGTTGATAAGGAAGGAAGTTCCGATTTCTTCTTTGCTCCCCGTGGTGACGTTTGGTTCTCCATTCATCATGTGTGGAGGTGATCGTCTGCTCGAAAAGCTAGGATTTCCGCGGAGTCATGTTCAAGCAATTGCTATGAACAGAGACATTGTACCGCGGGCGTTTTCTTGCAAGTACCCTAACCATGTCACAGAGCTACTAAAGGCCGTTAATGCGAGCTTCCGTTGTCATCCTTGTCTTAATAACCAAGTGAGTGCGACATTATTTGACATAATCCCTTCGgtcttaagtgtttttttttttaatgttttcagcCTTTGATTCAATTCTTTGTGAATCTCTTACTGCAGAAGCTACTATATGCACCAATTGGTGAACTAGTGATTCTACAGCCAGACGATAATGTTTCACCGAGCCATGATCTCCTGCCGTCAGGTAGTGGTCTATATCTTTTGAGTGGCCCTCTCTCAGAATCCAATGACACGGAAAACCAGATCAGAGCAGCTCAATTATTCTTCTTGAACTCCCCGCATCCACTCGAGATATTAAGTGACCGATCCGCCTATGGTTCTGGAGGAACCATACAAAGGGATCATGACATGAGTTCATACTTAAAATCAATTAGAAACGTGATTCGTCAAGAACTTAGCCAAATCCGCACGGCAACAAGGAGAGAACTAAGACGAAAGGTGCGCTGGCCTCTCGTGACTCGACGTGTAAGCGATGCAGACATTGTTGGTGGGCGGTCTATCGCAAGGGTCCGCATAATTCAAGACCAGCCTCCTTTTTCTAGTATTTTCCAGAAACGTAGAGAGTCCTTGAAAAGGTTTAGTAGGCTTGTTGCATCTCAACATATGCAACTATTTGTAATGTTCTTGTTTCCGGCACGGTTGTTACTCTTGGAAACATGTAACTTGACTAGCTTAAGTTAAAAAGTTGATGACAGTTGTAGAGGGTAAAATTGCACATGGTTGGTAATGGTAGGAATACAGTTAGATGATTCTTTACTCactgctttcaaaattgaaaATAACGTGTGTTTTTCACGGTTAGTGATTGTATAGAAACTATTGCTCAAATATTAACAAACACAATTTAGCTTGTTTGTCCAATTCCCTTGATATGCATATGTTGATTTACATGTTATGACTTGTGACCCAAGATAGGACAATTTTCGTTTAGTCAAAATATGCCATAAAAACTCAGATATCGTGCGTCTATGCAGTCTAGTGTTTGTCAATTAAAATCGAGCAAACGGAGAGACATTGAAAAGGATATACACACTTTTCTAAGATTTTATGAGAttctaaaagaaaagaaaaacaccaTTTTTTAATGTGTATCCAATAATAAAAATTCATccatttttatatttaatctcAACCACATATAAATTCATCAATTTTTTAATCATGTGATTTTGTGAATACCCTctcattttttaaaactaaaaaattctTGCAAATAGAATTTCTTTCAACTTCAACCTCTAGTTTGATTTCAAATATTGATCATAGAGATTTGTAATTGTTGAGAGATACGTGCCTTAAAACTAACAATTCTTGAAGGTTTGGTAAAGATTTTCAGGAGGCTTAGTGTTGGGGGGTCCGGAAGAGTCAGGAGTACTAATGAAACCATTGCTTCAGGACCACAAAAGAGGAAAACACCACATCTCaacccaaaatcttaaggtgttaggtaaatgggtcatctctcttataaatccaacatttcaTCCATTCACAGACAACCCCactttaaccactcacacttgcaccCAACATTCTCTCCCACAAGTGTGAGTCCCCCACATCCTATAACAAGATCCAATACCGGATCCAGCTCTTGCTCCTCCACCAAGCCGaatcaggctctgataccattgttGGGGAGTTCTGGAGAATCGGGAGCACCAACGAGGCTAATGTTTCAGAACCACAAGAGAGGGAGACACCACATCTCTCCTCCAACACTTAGAAGATTGAGATTGTTTTCATTGGTAGTGACAAATTCTAGTGAAAATAATTAGGTTTTTCTCTCTGGTTGATCTTGATAATGATTGTGTGGAAGACTACAAACAAGGTGGAGATCTTCTTAATCTTTAGACTGTTTATCGCTCAAGAAATCGGTGGGGTCAATGGGTGGTTGCCACACACAAAGACTATAAGCATATTGGTGAAGCTGGAAGATTCAAGAAGCGAAAATCGAGTAAAGATTTCGTAGAAGAGTTTGACATTAAGTTGTATACAAGTCAACATCCAAATAGGAGATTTAATGTTTCTCAGCAGTGTTGTGGATTGGTGATAGTagaaactcttgtaatatttgtcaAAATATAGAGGAATAAAGCAACTtccaatggaaaatcattgaagagTAGAGTCgcctcctgcgaggacgatagagttGAATCACTATATATTTCGGTGTACTCTCTCTCACCCGCTCTTGCATTTTGATTTTCATTGGATATTGCATGTTTAGGTTATCAATTCTTAGCGTAGTTTATCGTTTTTTTAATTGGCAGCTGTTTATTACGTTAGGTTAGATTTCGTTGGAATTGATACCAAATTGAGCTTTAGTGCTTATTGAAATCTGGAAAGCTAGTGTTGTTAGAATTCCATATTAAATGAATCATTGTACATGACACATCTCGTGTAAAATCTACAATTACTCtattaatcatttttttttacaattgaTGAGACTTGTGAGTTGTGTATTTATAAATATGGTTAACTTCCAATACAAGCATAAGATCTCTATTTCTTCTTTAAGATCcgagcattttttaaaattttttaaaaatctcagatattctatttttttagaaaatcaattgaattttttattaagaGTCTATTCACCCCTTCAACCTTTCTAAACCGTTTATGTACTCCATATTCTCTCCCAATAATTCATTCTAAAATACAttatatgtaatatataattCAAACTTCAAAGTCATAAACTAAGAATTATCTTCAAACTACTAATATTATTTTAGGGTAATACTAACTTGTgccttagggcacaagttaaaaaccacttgaaaatattttagaaattgtgtagtgattttaatgaaagtatacaattaattttattattgcttttttcaaaacaaagttTCCATAAATGAGTTTCTTAACTTGTGCCCTGGGGCATAAGTTAACATTACTCATTATTTTATTAAAGTTCACTACCTTTCCTCTGTTTAAAAATGAATACATATGTTTTAGAGATTACAAATATTCCACAACGAAAAAAGTTATTTTGACATGAAATGTTCCACACCGTATTTGAATaagttatttttcttttaaataatcattttttaaatggATAAAACTTATCGATGGAGTATTCAAATACAATGTGTATACAATGTTAAATTTTTAGATGTCTAAATATCAAATTTCTTTTATAATACATTTTCGAACTAATTAATACCCCGGATACAAGATAATTAGCACAACCATTGAAACTTCTAGGATTAAGACTAATAGAGACCTCCCATTCTTTATTCAAATCTAATTTCAgtaatttgtttaaaaaattgtatataaATGGTCGAATGTCAAAGatgaaattaaatataaaaacaattgcacaaatGAAATTGCTCTTTCACTTTCATGTGACTTCTTACATTGGGTTTGGTAAGCTTCAACTCTTTATTATTGAatatgcaaacaaacaaaccaaaccaaaccaatcaaACAAAGTACAACAAAGATGTACTCAAACTTACTGCATACATTTTTTAAAGAGCAGATACAAAATTTAAGAAAAACATTAACTCATTTACTTACTTTCCCTTCCAATTTCACCACAATGTAATTTTATAATGTTATGTGCCCATACTCCTTTCCTTAGACTATGAAACCTATTACAATGCCTAAGCACTATTAACTATGAATTAAGCATTGAATAATGTGTCTTATTCACATAACTATATGATAATGATCCTACTAATTCCTATTCAAAAGTTAAGTCCTTGAATGAGAAATAATCAAGTATTTTCAAAAGTTCATTCTTTCTAGATTATAGGACATTTTAGACTAGCATTAGCATAAATATAGTGACAATAAAATTTACATAAAAAATTATAGATGAGTTGTAAAGGAAAATTGGTCACTGCAAACTCAGATCTCAATAAAACCTTACATCTTTTCCAGCTCATAATGAAATTCAACTCCCCATATCCCAAACACATTCTTTTTGTATCTTTTCCTTTGTTACTATATGCAATATTCCTTTGTAAAAGaaatcatttataaaaaaatatacataatgTATGAAAATTTGTCTCATGATTGATCCAGCACATTGTGCCACCAAATTTTAACAAGAACTATAGTCTTAAAAAATAAGGGCAGGCTCAAGAAATCCATCATTGTTTTAATGGTTAAAGGCACATGATAGAAGCACATGGTAGCCCTTATTTTATAATTAGCCACAACATGTTCCCTACATTCTAACATCAATTCATAGTATTTAacacttttttattttcttaattcatACTTAGATACATACttttaatttatgtatatattatatttgtattttaattcttataaaatattttgtttttgcttAAACTTTGTATTTGGTTCCACgaagaaaaaattaattttaaataaattaattatgtaaaattaattcggattaaaaatgtattaaaaaatttatttatatttgagtAAATTCTTGCAAAAGTTATTTAAACAGTAAATTTCAGTATGAAAATtatgtttaaattaaaaaaaatcataaatttaagTACAGTTAAttcttaaaaacaaaattaattatatttataataaattctcCACATTCAAGATCAATTATAATTGTTCCAATTATAAAACAAACATACAAATGTACTTTAAGAATGAATTTTAAACTTGTTTGGTTTGATCTTAGATCCCGCATATGAAATATGCATGTTTAATTTTAAGTTTAGAGTActcataattaattttaattttaaatatgtataattgattttgatgTGTTTAATTATtctcaaataaaattaattatattttctataatttattttatttaattccaaaatttatagtttttaaatctaaacatcatttatatgttaaaatttattattcaactcacattataaaaaaaaattcaacataaattattttaccttctactcaattttaatcataatctattttataattatttcaaaatcaattttctttaatGTAAAACCTAACCCTCACGAAAATTACTATGGCATGAAACAATGTGAATATTAAAATTAACCTATTAGAATACATGAACCTTGAGCTAATATACCACCTAGCCAATAGATTTAGCAAGTGTAAAAACTAACACACATAcacatgaagaaaaaaaacagaGAAAATTTGTTGCACAAATGCCATGAAAATATATCTGACTACAGAGTAAAGTACTTAAatttattctataaaaaaaaagtaCTTATATTCATTAAAGCAATAAGTCCCTCGTGAGATGCACCTTAACTTTCGCACCAAGGCATTAATTTATGCTGTCAATACGAATATAAAAGCTTAAtgtaaagaataaaataatattcTGTCAGAGAAGTAGTTCAACAACACTAATTTTTTCAATCcccctatttattttttttggctGAAAAAATAATGTCTCTATTTAATCTTTTCCATTTTGTTAGATCAGATAGATGTACTttacaatataaataataaataatattaaagttGTGTGAGGCATGTTTTTCTCTTTTCATTCATTGCTAGTAGCAATAATTaactttttctttgaattttactATAATATATGGAAATTTGTTCAGAGCATTCAAAACTTGAAATCAGTTTGATCAGAACTAGCTGTAGTACTAGTAGTAGGCTTGTGAAGCATACAATATATCCAGCTagcattaaaaataaatttaaaccaaaCATGTAGAATTGAAGTTGGTAGGGAAGCACTTAAGTGCAAGTAGCTAACAAAGAAGTTGGATAGTTATTGTAACATGTGTTCTGTTTTAGTTTGCAATATTGATCAAATGCTAGTGGCAAAGAAGTGCATAACAACTTTATTACTATCATTTATTTGTCCTTCATAGTGCTACTTGAAATCAAGGGAGGAGAGGATATGAGAATATTCACAACATATGCTATAATGTTAACCAATTATTTGGTGAATTAATAGATTTATATAAAATTTGGATGATTATCTATGCCTATTTAAACGGTGGCAAACGAGAAGGTCCAATCCTTAATAGATAGGATGGAATTGAATGAGAAGGTCCGGTCTATAATGTATAAGATAGAATTGAATGTGAATGTTCGATCCGTAATGAATAGGACGAAATTGAATGTTTGAGTTTACAATTTTGACCTGTCTCACATATAAACGAGGAGGGCGAAACGAACATGCAGATTttgcttcttaaaaaaaattattaatgtcCGCatcaacaaaaaaatttgaacgaTTAAATTAGAGAATGTAAGTCTAAAATTCTAgtctattccaaaaaaaaaaaaaatgcttaACAAATTTATCCGGATTCgttaatccaattttttttaccCATATTTTGAGTTAGAATCTAGAGTTTGATATTATGTGTACATTTTTAATAGTTATTgatatttcatatttttctaaaaaGAGATGAGTTCAAATTCATGACATTTTAACTTATTCATCATTAAAGTGTGAAATTTCTATCTTCTAAGCtactatttgataaaaaaaaattgtgtactttcTTGTGCTATTATATTGAAATATTAATAGCACAATTTTTAGTCGTTATTTTtcacatttaattatatttacactactttttatattcttttcctttttatctcttcttctttcttgtctcaaaaatattccatttttcactttcttttctttctatatTCTCTACATTAATATTCTAAGAGTCTATGGAAGGTGAAAAATATGCCAACATAATGATGGAGTAAGGTGGAAAAATAAAGTGGTGCTCTTGAAGGAAAAGGGATGttatatctttttttattttgcttATTCTTGGCAAAGAATAAAAGGTATCGAATCACTTGCAAGCAAGGAAAGGAAGATAATTTCTTATCTATTAGCCTATTGGGTAAGTAAGGATCACAAGAGCATTGAATACTCGTTGCTTTTAGCATGTTTTTAATTTCATATATTGCTTGAATATTAAAATACTCATGAAAGAATTTccaaaatatatatttagaaaattaTACTTTATAAATGggtaaaatattttctatttatatttttGATAGTATAAAGCAAATGGTCTAGTGGTTGAGTTAGTTGGGATTATACTATGTTTAAGGTTTGATTATGGGTGCCAACATTTTAATGTTCATTTGAGCAATGCTAAAAATGATCAAGAGTTGCTTTCTTTTTTAAAATGGcatgaattttttataaatattttaaaggtTAAAATGATCATCAATTTTATTCTTCcattttctaaaattatttttatttttattttttatttttttaatgaatgaaaATGAGGGGTGATAAAACGGGTCTGGCGCGTTGGAAAATCTTGTTTTGCCTGCATTATTTTGCGCGACGGGACCAGGTTTTATgtccgctctctttaatgtgttTGTCTCGCTCTGTCTCTTTTTTTACAGgagttttttcatacaattttactatttttaagccTAAAATGTTCAATGTCCGCGGGCTTTctccgccccgccctcacttttttacGGAGCGAAGCAAGATTTTAGACCCACACTTTCAAATATGTTGTCCCGTCCCACCTTATTTTTTACGGACTTTTGCGGGACGGATATGCCCGTTAGCCACCCCTAATTTGTCGAAAATAAATGACAAAAGTTTATtccataaaatattgaatatcaataTACATTTGCATTCAACACAGTTCATCCTTAGCTAATCTAACAGTAGCTGAAAAATTTGAAACCATAGaattccctctctctctctctccactgTCAATGCATGTAGTTTGTTTTTTTGTTCTTTGACAGAAGGAAGGATTTTGACCTGTTAATGTCaagtcattattattatttgctGGTTGAAGAGTGTCTTAAATATCTCTCACGTTTAACTTACATTGACATTATGGATTCAAATTAGTGTATGAAAAACTTTATGGAAAAACAGTTGTATGATCCAAAAGGGACAATGAATGCAATAATTCATCTTTTACATGAAAACACAAAATACAGACTGTTTTATTGTGTCACAAACCACGCCTCAAATCATACACCATTATTACTATTGTGCTTTAAATGTTCAAACCCTCATTCATTTCAACCTACCccttcataaataaaaaataatgaaattttagagaaaaaaatgTATTCATCACTTTGTTGATTCAATAGGTAAAGTCAGGGCCGGCAAACGGGTATGTCTGCCCCGTTTAGACCCAGCTTACAAAGGCCTGTGTAAAAATGAGACGGGACGGGACAAACATATTTGAAGGTGAGATCTAAAACCTTGCCTAGCCCTGCAAAAGAAATGAGGGGAAGGTCCGCGGACATTAAACCTTTTAagtctaaaaatagtaaaattgtataaaaaaattcATGACCGCAAAAGCTCACAAAAAAACAGGGCGAGGCAGGACAAACACATTAAAGAAAGCGGACCTAAAACCTTATTTTATCTCACGAAAAAGTACGGACAAAACAGACATATCCTAATCCGATAGGCCGGACCCGTTTTACCACTCCAAATAAAACACTCTCTCTCCATAATAAGTGCTCTTATTGACaatgaattttaattttgttaaaatataTTCACTTATACTCAAAACAAAATTTATGTAAAACATTTACTCTTGAATGAAatgtaagtgaaatatatttaaatttttattttattttattgattcaaTAGACAACATATATTCATTCAAGCCATCAATATTACAGTCTAATGGTTTATATGTGAAGACAACTTATATGCTGAACAAAATTCAAACTCTGATCATAGTTTATATGTGAAGACAATTTATATGACTGAACAAAGTTTGAACTCTGGTCAACACATTTCTCCTTCATAATGTTGGCTACAAGCTAAAAAATGATGATTtcaattcaaatataaaaatttcaTATAAAATATCCTGTTAGACTAATAAAACAAGAGAAAATTAGATATGCAATaaaagtgtaaaataattttatattgtaaaTCAATCTTCAGCTAATATTCTGCAACATCCGgcgataaattttaaattaatggcATGACATGATAGAATGGTGAATTTTTATTGGATGgccatataaaattattttacaatgtCAGTGAATAaccattaaatttatttaaaaccgATCTCATATaagtaaatttaaaaaaaaaaaaaaaaaactcaccaTTTAAGAAGAATGTTTCAATGCATTTAATTCTTACAGTATTTTCAATTTTACCCCTATTTTTTATATTGGACATTGTTGTaacattaaaatgtaaaaaattgtaaatttttttacttatatacttttttttattatttttaagatCATGGAAAAAAATTTGTTGCTTATATTTGATaatgaagaaaataataatttattcttAACTTTAAACCGTATAGTCCTATGGAAGTTGAAATAGTATTATCAAAATGAATTTTCATTTAATAACTTATACTTATATCATCAATTCAATTGCCACATAGATAAATTTGCAAATTGATAACCAAAGAAaccaaaataaaagataaataaaatcaaaacgtGATACCAAAATACATTTCAGCCaataaaaaaaagatataaaTGATAGAGATTCAAAAGTGTAATTTCACCAAAAGTCTTTTGCATGACAGAGTGTACCAATAAATACTACAACAGTACAACACCACTTTTCCATCCACCCCCCATAGTTTTGCTGATAATAAACTCTACCTTTCAGCATTAACAACATTTTTGTGTTATTAAAAAGATAACAACTCTATTTCAACTAAAAAAGTGACACAAACACTAACGTGCAAATGAAACAAAACTTAATATTAATAGTACTAATAACGTGCAATAATCACTTTTAAATTTAATCTCCTTGCTTCCTTTTCTATCTCTCAAGTGAAGTAAAACAAAAACTGACACCTTTTTCCTTGTTCATCACTTCAAAATTGGGTCCTCAACTCCACTATAACATGACCACTTTCAAAGAACCTCAAAAGTTATGTTCCAAGAAACATCTTTCACAGATATGGCACTGACAATATAGAGAATCGTACGTTGTTGTCATGATAAATTAAATTGTGTATAATCCAATTATAGACAAAGCTTGTAACAATCTTAAACTTCGtagtaatttgattttaattaatatgaaatttaaaGATGATTTAAGGCCAATAATCCAAAAGTAGAGTCTCAAGACTGATAATTGATCTGTACATATGATAGATAGAAAAGAAAATTACTAataaaagattataaaaaaaaaggaatagATGACAAAATTTTCCGGCAGTCTAAATTTTTTTACCCTTTGCATTTTGTTTGTACAATCATAAAGTGAATATGAACCAGAGATTCCCTCTGCCGGTAACATCTCCAACAGCCCCTCCCACCaattttttatcatcaaaactttcTTAGCAGCTCAATGCTTCATACTTCACCGGAATTGGACGGTTAAATCCAACCTGCGTCAACAAGCTTCCAACCACCGCAAGATCGCGGCAAAACACGCCTTGAAACACCGCCGGGTTTACAGTACAGGAAGATATCAGAGACTGAGACTGATCATTTTCATGTAAAACATTAGCAACCTTAACTTCTGGCTTGTTGTTTTTCAACTCAGcttcatttgttttcttaactacTTGAATTGCTGCTACCTGTGCCTGTGCTTGGGCCTGTGCTTGTGCTGCAGCAGCAACAgcatttttctttctttgtttttcgGCAGCTTCTTCGTCTAATACATTACTCATCACGCTCGTGTAACCCTTTTGAATCAATCTGTACAATAACAATGAACACATCTTTGCTTTCTCCTTAACTGTATCAATATCGCGTTCATCCGCAAACTCGCATCTTTCGATGAAATTGGTAGCTTTATCTGGCTTATGGCGAAGACAAAGCAATAAATGAGCTCTTTCTAGTTCAGAACGTGAACAGCCTCGTCGAATCCCAATCAATGCATAGTAATCAACACTAGTGGTTTCACCAGAAGCTAACCTTTGTTTCAGTTCTTGAATCTTGGTGGCTAAAGCACATAGTTTCCCTGGAATCTCTCTGTATCTCACGTTTTGACGCTTCAATGCTGGACCGGGAAGTTTCCGGTCACGTAAGATGGAGTTGTAGAGAAGTTTCAAATGTTCTAAATCGTGTAGAGAATCAGGTAGGCAACGAATTGTTTCGAAAAGTGAAGCTCTGGTTTCAAGGGCCTGAATGCAAGTTGGGTCTAGAGAAAGTGTACGGTTACAATCAGCTATAGACTCAGCAATTCGACCGGCAGAGCGGTTTGCGGAAGCTCTGTGCATGTAGCATTCCGCAAGGAAGCCTTGTGGCGCAGCACGCCGCCCGTCTACAATTTTTGAGAAATGACGTATGGCTTCTGAGTAAAGACCAGCGTCAAGTGCAGCAAGTGCAGCTGCACGACGGCGAAGGAGGAACTTGATGTGGCTGAGTAAGTGTGTTACTCTTTCTGTCACATTTATAGGAACCCGTGGTGGTGAATTGGTTGGTTGGTTCGCATTGTCTCCGGCAATCGGGATGGTTAACAGAGGAAAACTATCGTCGGACCAGCAAACACTCTCTCGCCGGAATGCATCACTGGCAATCCGTTTTCCAGTTTGAAGAAGAACCATTGCATCCTCCATTAATCCTAAATGGCAACATGCTTCACCCAAAACCAAGTATCTGCAAACACAATCAAAATTATTCATTAGAAACAATAAACATCAAATTCGATTccattcaacaacaacataaaaacacATTCACCAATAAAAAGAACCACAATAGCAACCTATTCAAAACTATTTAATGTTAATGTTCTCAAACATTGTCCACCATTATTTCAATCTGATCTCACAAATTAAACTCATTAATATCAACAAAAATACAACCAAAAGCCCTTAATTAAATACCCATATTTTTCCAAACCTTCAAAATAAAACCCAGATAATTCAAATTCACAATGCAAAACAATAAAATGAAACAGAATAATAAATTTCCTAATAATAACCAAAGTTGAGAAAATTTACCTCCATTGCCCTTCTTTATCACAGCTTTTCCATAAACCCGCCATAACCTTTTTCTTAAGATCAGAAACAGAGAAACACTTAAAACTCTGATCTCTCACCGGCGAATCAGAGGAAAGAAGCTTCACACCTTCCCTAGAAGAAGACTCAGAAGAACCCGAAGAAGGATCTTCATTCGCCATTCTCAAACTCGGAATATATTCTTGAAGCATATCAGCAACATCCTTGAACCTCCGTAGATAAAGCAACGACCTCGCTTTCAACTCAAGCGCCTGATCTAACCGCGGAGATATAGCCAAAGCCGCATCTAAAAGATTCAACGCCGAAACAATCTCGCTCTGTTCTTGCGTCGCTATTAAGCTCCGAGCATCTTTCAAATATTTCTCAACAAtctaaaaccaaaaataaaactaTATCATTACAAACATCTTAAACTGGAATCAAATACTAgaatcaaaaaattaaaagagaagtcaataataCCTTTCGGTTTGTGAGCCACCAATGTTTCTTTTCTGTAGAGGTAAGAGAGTGAGTAGTGACAGCCATTTTTCAGATTGAAATATTGGACAGTTAGAAATTCTCACTCTCTTTTACTAATCAAAACAAGAACATAATTTAATTGATCTGAACCAGAGAAAGAGAGAACAAGAACAGAGCTTGTTCTTGAGAGAGAGAA
The Vicia villosa cultivar HV-30 ecotype Madison, WI linkage group LG6, Vvil1.0, whole genome shotgun sequence genome window above contains:
- the LOC131610419 gene encoding uncharacterized protein LOC131610419; this encodes MAVTTHSLTSTEKKHWWLTNRKIVEKYLKDARSLIATQEQSEIVSALNLLDAALAISPRLDQALELKARSLLYLRRFKDVADMLQEYIPSLRMANEDPSSGSSESSSREGVKLLSSDSPVRDQSFKCFSVSDLKKKVMAGLWKSCDKEGQWRYLVLGEACCHLGLMEDAMVLLQTGKRIASDAFRRESVCWSDDSFPLLTIPIAGDNANQPTNSPPRVPINVTERVTHLLSHIKFLLRRRAAALAALDAGLYSEAIRHFSKIVDGRRAAPQGFLAECYMHRASANRSAGRIAESIADCNRTLSLDPTCIQALETRASLFETIRCLPDSLHDLEHLKLLYNSILRDRKLPGPALKRQNVRYREIPGKLCALATKIQELKQRLASGETTSVDYYALIGIRRGCSRSELERAHLLLCLRHKPDKATNFIERCEFADERDIDTVKEKAKMCSLLLYRLIQKGYTSVMSNVLDEEAAEKQRKKNAVAAAAQAQAQAQAQVAAIQVVKKTNEAELKNNKPEVKVANVLHENDQSQSLISSCTVNPAVFQGVFCRDLAVVGSLLTQVGFNRPIPVKYEALSC
- the LOC131610418 gene encoding phospholipase A1 PLIP2, chloroplastic-like, with translation MDTYLQAGFLRIVPFITAFTSRANNHASQSHVLSRFSFGFRKSPNSRVIGDAVMAKNMVVAETEGEGKNANWIFKVFDLNSVWRGGRESGDDDDDDDDDDDEECDVCSVGEDEDEEEVWFDRESFSRMLRRVTLVEARMYAHLCHLGNFAYSIPNIKSGNLLKRCGLRFVTSSIEKREMAAAAEKNLAFAAIQKQTSEKDAGEKNEENNDESMINASAVCEISVVEGLPEASSGSVGTVDVINTDAGLMATTDSMTAVIVADEDVKQAFADDVNSTSSTPCEWYICDDDQSSTRYFVIQGSESFESWQANLLFEPVQFEGFDVLVHRGIYEAAKVTYQQMLPEVHAHLNSQGSRATFRFTGHSLGGSLALLVNLMLLIRKEVPISSLLPVVTFGSPFIMCGGDRLLEKLGFPRSHVQAIAMNRDIVPRAFSCKYPNHVTELLKAVNASFRCHPCLNNQKLLYAPIGELVILQPDDNVSPSHDLLPSGSGLYLLSGPLSESNDTENQIRAAQLFFLNSPHPLEILSDRSAYGSGGTIQRDHDMSSYLKSIRNVIRQELSQIRTATRRELRRKVRWPLVTRRVSDADIVGGRSIARVRIIQDQPPFSSIFQKRRESLKRFSRLVASQHMQLFVMFLFPARLLLLETCNLTSLS